From a region of the Lactuca sativa cultivar Salinas chromosome 4, Lsat_Salinas_v11, whole genome shotgun sequence genome:
- the LOC111893609 gene encoding uncharacterized protein LOC111893609: MTNFLYAKNKMGFMNQAIEKPEESTAEYLIWMRCDAMIKGWLTTTMEKRIRSSVKCASTSIEIWADLKEHFGKESAPRAYELKRTLTITHQDRVSVSTYYTKMRSVCDEIQSVCPLPSCTCGKCTCNIGKKLTESKEKERLYEFLLGLDDVFSTVRTQILTSKLTPTLGEAYHLVAEDE, encoded by the coding sequence ATGACAAATTTCTTATATGCAAAGAACAAgatgggatttatgaatcaagCCATTGAGAAACCAGAAGAAAGCACAGCTGAATACTTGATTTGGATGAGGTGTGATGCCATGATCAAAGGATGGCTCACCACAACAATGGAGAAACGCATCAGATCCAGCGTGAAGTGTGCTTCCACATCAATAGAAATATGGGCAGATCTCAAGGAACATTTTGGAAAGGAGAGTGCCCCTCGTGCTTATGAACTAAAGAGAACACTTACCATCACACACCAAGATAGAGTTTCCGTTTCTACCTACTACACTAAGATGAGAAGTGTATGTGACGAGATTCAATCAGTGTGCCCTCTACCCTCGTGCACATGTGGAAAATGCACCTGTAATATTGGAAAGAAATTGACTGAGTCTAAAGAGAAAGAAAGATTGTATGAATTTCTTTTGGGACTGGATGATGTTTTTTCAACTGTCAGGACTCAAATCCTCACATCGAAACTTACACCAACACTTGGAGAAGCTTATCATCTTGTTGCTGAAGATGAATAG
- the LOC111893606 gene encoding phosphatidylinositol/phosphatidylcholine transfer protein SFH6, translated as MSGSIVRNSLPGFPGCDDRNSWDTNLEVSDEEGTSGTWKKNKENASSKIIQYSRERKSRNKTIYLDSLTIGEAQDPHEVKAVDGLRQALIKDNLLPEILDDFHMMLRYLVAKNFNIEGAKNTWISMLQWRKDFGADNILEDFKFSELDEVLRYFHQGYHGIDKEGRPVYIEILGQADPKKLMKVTTVERYVKYYVQEYERTLAIRFPACSIAAGRRVSSSTTIIDVQGVGLWNFTKPVIELIRRLQQINNNYPDTLSQMFIINAGSGFKMLWNMIQSFLEPKAKSKIHVLGTNFLSTLLEVIDASELPEFLGGNCNCVEKGGCMRSDKGPWRDPHITKAISSGQTKDCISRLESTREGIIHDGARCSSSEDAFVNRSMTSKSTTLVSDHLAPVECKH; from the exons ATGTCTGGATCAATCGTTCGCAATTCTTTGCCTG GGTTCCCTGGTTGTGATGACAGAAACTCATGGGATACAAATCTTGAAGTCTCTGATGAAGAAGGCACAAGTGGAACATGgaagaaaaataaagaaaatgctTCTTCCAAAATCATCCAATATTCTCGAGAGAGAAAAAGTAGAAACAAAACAATCTATCTAGATTCTCTTACAATAGGGGAGGCTCAAGATCCTCATGAGGTTAAAGCAGTTGATGGTCTTCGACAAGCTCTAATAAAAGACAACTTGCTACCAGAAATTCTTGATGATTTTCATATGATGTTGAG ATACTTGGTAGCCAAGAACTTTAATATTGAAGGCGCTAAGAACACGTGGATCAGCATGCTTCAATGGAGGAAAGATTTTGGAGCCGACAACATTTTGGAG GATTTCAAGTTCAGTGAATTGGATGAAGTTCTTCGGTATTTTCACCAGGGTTACCATGGTATCGATAAGGAAGGAAGGCCTGTTTACATAGAAATATTAGGACAAGCTGATCCAAAGAAGCTTATGAAAGTGACAACTGTTGAAAGATACGTGAAATACTACGTACAGGAATATGAAAGGACTTTAGCCATTAGGTTTCCAGCCTGTTCAATTGCAGCAGGAAGACGTGTTTCTTCTAGTACAACAATTATAGATGTTCAAGGCGTG GGTTTATGGAACTTTACAAAACCGGTGATTGAACTTATTAGGAGGCTGCAACAGATTAACAACAACTATCCCGAT ACACTTAGCCAGATGTTCATCATAAATGCTGGTTCTGGATTTAAGATGCTGTGGAATATGATTCAGTCCTTTCTTGAACCCAAAGCAAAATCCAAGATTCAT GTCTTGGGCACCAATTTTTTAAGCACATTGCTTGAAGTAATTGATGCAAG tgAATTGCCAGAATTTCTTGGTGGTAACTGCAATTGTGTAGAAAAAGGAGGCTGCATGCGATCGGATAAAGGACCTTGGAGAGACCCTCATATTACTAAG GCTATTTCAAGTGGTCAAACAAAAGATTGCATCTCAAGATTGGAGTCAACTAGAGAGGGAATAATACATGATGGTGCACGGTGTTCTTCATCG GAAGATGCATTTGTAAACAGAAGTATGACGTCTAAATCGACTACTTTGGTGTCTGATCACCTTGCTCCTGTTGAATGTAAGCATTAA